The DNA window GGCAGGATACCACAAacattctatttaatttattttttacctcaGCAATTTAAATAGTGGGACAGAGGGCGAGCTAGGTCCAGAGGGCCAGCGCAGGTCTCCCTGAGGAAGTGACATCCCGTTTGGGTGGCACAGATCGCCAGGAGTTAAGGGGAAagggttggggggttgggggtgggggtgataaATGGGAAAAGCCAGTAAGTGGATGAACTTAAGCTGTTCAGGAAATCCAAGGTTACATTTCTGTTGCCACTGCTAGAGGTGACTTGGAGGTCCCTGCTGGCCTCCCTCACATCGTGTCCCCTTTTCTTGCCACCCGCCAGGTGGGGTTCAGTCTGACCCGAGTTCGATCTGGCAGTGTTCGCTCCTACTCAGTGAGTGGAGGCGGGGAGGGAATGAAAAGGGGCAGGGGCGGTGGGAGGGGAGAGTTGTCTGTCCACATCTGGAACCCAGAGACCCCTGTTCTTTGCCAGAGGGGGAAGCAgggagatggggatgggggagggaggcagggtaaAGCGGGCCCATTGGGAGGCGGTAACCAAGGCTCCCTGCTACCCACTGTCCAGAGCCAGCACTCCCACGACTGCCCTCTCCATAGAAACAGCAGCAACCTCCTGGTTCTCTTCCTCATCAACACCAAGGATCTGCAGTGAGTTGGGGGGCTGGTGGCTCCCCCACAAGTCCACCATTTGTATTTCCCTGGTCACGATACCCACATGAGCTGAGCAGGTGGACTGAGAGCCAGCCAGAAGGAACGGTGACTCCCTTGTGAAGAAAGCCACtcactttttcattttgcctTCAAGCCTTCTGATtaaggggggggggtgctggggggacCCTGGGAGTATTGGGGCAGAAGACCTGCTGCAGAGGGGTGGCCTGAGAATGAGTACCAGTTGTTTATACCTGTGGACCAGGCAGCAGCATCCTTTGGGCTTGCCAGGTGTTCACTCATTGATTCCTTATCCTGTTATTATCCCGATTCTAAAGATGGAAAAcctgagagttcccactgggtctgactaggatccatgaggatgccagttcgatccctggcctcaatcagtgggttaagaatctggcgttgccatgagctgtggtataggttgaagatgtggcttggatctggcgttgctgtggctgtggcgtaggccggtggctacagctccgattagacccctagcctgggaacctccacatgccgcgggtgcgaccctacaaaggaaaaaagcaaaaaaactgagGCCTGAaaattgggatttgaacccagacagccTGGCACCAAGGTCCAAAGATACCCTGTTGcctctctctatgtatatacaGTGTCCTCTCTGAGAGAGTATACCTCAGTAGAATGAGTGAACAGTGTCACAAGAAGTGACAGTCCCCAGTGCAGGCAGCACAAGGCTGTGGCCGCTGTCTTGATGGGTGGTGGCCACATGCTGAAACTTGGTGACCACTGATGGAGCTTGGCAGTGACCCCCAGAGAGGAGACCTAGAGAGCCCAAGTCCCTTGGCACAGCTGGTGTACGTGACCCCAGCCTCTAGCCCCCACCTGACCTCATCCCCCAGGGTCCAGGTGCGGAAGTATGGAGAGCAGAAGAAGCTGTTCATCTCTCCTGGGCTCCTTCCAGAAGTGCCCTCCAAACCAGGGCTCCCAAAATCAGAGCACCCGGATACCCCTAAGGTGGATGGTGGTGAGTCAGGGTGGCTGAGTGTGGGCAGGGAGGGTAGGGGGTGGCCAGGGCTGCTCCATGCATACCCCATCCCCATTGTTCGGCCGTTTGTCCATCTCCAAATTCATCCACCTGTCCCCTCCAGGGACCACCACTGCGCCCGACAAGGCCAAGGCAACACCCACAGTGTCCCAAGGAGACCAGCAGGTTTGGGGAAGCcctggcaggagggaggaaggcacaCCCCAGGGGGAGATGGCTGCTCCATGGAGGTGCTCTGTTCCCCCCAGGGCATCAATGGGAAGGACCAGGAACTGGTGTTGGGCCTGGGCCATCTCAACAACTCCTACAATTTCAGTGTGAGTGTCCCGGGGTGcccgcagcccctcccctcctcagagTTAGGGGGACCCTCAACCTGaggcctcctctcccctctgtccccatccctcccacccagtTCCATGTGGTGATCGGCTCTAGGGCCGAGGAAGGCCAGTACAACCTCAACTTCCACAACTGCCACAACTCCGTGCCAGGCCAGGAGCAACCATTCGACATCACGGTGAGCGAAGGGGGAGGGTGGCAGGTTCACTGAGCACTGACTGTGGCCCCAGTACACTGTGCCCATTTGGCAGATTGGAAGCCTAAGGCTTGGAAATGGGGaattggttaaaaagaaaaaagaaagagtttctgttgtggttcagtgttaatgaacccgactagtgtccatgaggatgtaggttcaatccctggcctcactcagtgggttaaggatccggccttgctgtgagctgtggtgtagctcacagacgcggctccagtttgttgctgtggctgtggtgtaggctggcagctgtagctccaattcaccccctatcttgggaacttccatatgctgcaggtgcagccctaaaaaaatacagaagaaaaaaaaaaaaaaaaagaaatgagtcgAAATGGGGAGTCCGCCAGCTGGAGAGGAGGAGCACCAGATGCTCACATGCAGGGTCCCGCAAGTCCAGAGGTAGCATGAAACCTCACTgtcccccctctgccccctccccaggtcaTGATCCGGGAGAAGAACCCGGAGGGTTTCCTGTCGGCAGCGGAAATCCCCCTCTTCAAGCTGTACATGGTCATGTCCGCCTGCTTCCTGGCCGCCGGTGTCTTCTGGGTGTCTGTCCTCTGCAAGAACACGTAATGCCCTTGCCCCTGGGGGTCCCACACCTCCCCTcctcacacccacccaccccttcccctgaCCGATGCCCTCCTGCCCCTTCTGTCCCCCCATCTCCCTGCCAGGTACAACGTCTTCAAGATCCACTGGCTCATGGCAGCCCTGGCTTTCACCAAGAgcatctctctcctcttccacaGTGTGAGAGCCTCAGGCCGGGAACGGGCTAGGGTGGGCGGGAGTCTCTGGAGCCAGGAATAAGCCCCAGCAAGCTACTCCCCAGACCTCTGCAGACCCTGGGCTTGGGCATTCCATTTGTCTGTCCATTTTATCCTTGTGGCCGGCTGTCTCCCCAGTCCTTCTGTCCAACTGTGACGGCCCACCTTTCAGTCTGACTCTGCCGGGGTCCAGCTGCGAATGTCCACCTGGCTGCTTGTCTAACTGTCCATCCCTCTGACTGTGACCTTGCCTCTACCCTCTCGGCTGTGACTGTCCATTTCTGAGTCCATTTGCCATCCTGACCGTGACTGAGGGTTCAGTCCACTGCCTGGCTTGTCCCTGCTGCCAGTGCTTGGCTGCCTTTCCAAGCCACCACCATCCACCCAATCGTaaccaccatccatccacccctcccccccatccgTCTGTCTGACTGTCCATCCGTCCGTCCATCTCCAGATCAACTACTACTTCATCAACAGCCAGGGCCACCCCATCGAAGGCCTCGCTGTCATGCACTACATCACGCATCTGTGAGTGCTCCCCTCTGCCGGTAgcgggaggggggcaggggagggctggGCTCCCCCGGTTCACCTCACCTCCCCACCCGCCCCCTCCGCCAGGCTGAAGGGTGCCCTCCTCTTCATCACCATTGCCCTAATCGGCTCGGGCTGGGCCTTCGTCAAGTACGTCCTGTCCGACAAGGAGAAGAAGATCTTCGGGATCGTGATCCCACTGCAGGTGCATATGGATGCCCCCGAGGCAGGCAGGTGGGGTGGGTGAGCACACGCCAggcacacccacccacccatcccttcCTCACCCCCCAGGTCCTAGCCAACGTGGCCTACATCGTCATCGAGTCAC is part of the Sus scrofa isolate TJ Tabasco breed Duroc chromosome 2, Sscrofa11.1, whole genome shotgun sequence genome and encodes:
- the GPR108 gene encoding protein GPR108 isoform X2 — its product is MAVSERRGLARGRPAEWGQRLFLLLLLGGCSGRIHRLTLTGEKRADIQLNSFGFYTNGSLEVDLSLLRLGLQETEEKAPLVGFSLTRVRSGSVRSYSSQHSHDCPLHRNSSNLLVLFLINTKDLQVQVRKYGEQKKLFISPGLLPEVPSKPGLPKSEHPDTPKVDGGTTTAPDKAKATPTVSQGDQQGINGKDQELVLGLGHLNNSYNFSFHVVIGSRAEEGQYNLNFHNCHNSVPGQEQPFDITVMIREKNPEGFLSAAEIPLFKLYMVMSACFLAAGVFWVSVLCKNTYNVFKIHWLMAALAFTKSISLLFHSINYYFINSQGHPIEGLAVMHYITHLLKGALLFITIALIGSGWAFVKYVLSDKEKKIFGIVIPLQVLANVAYIVIESREEGASDYGIWKEILFLVDLICCGAILFPVVWSIRHLQDASGTDGKVAVNLAKLKLFRHYYVMVICYIYFTRIIAILLQVAVPFQWQWLYQFLVEGSTLAFFVLTGYKFQPARDNPYLQLPQEDEEDVQMEQVMTDSGFREGLSKVNKTASGRELL